From a single Calothrix sp. NIES-2098 genomic region:
- a CDS encoding histidine kinase: MTIGFSLQQAEHDLNDLSAFNIQSFCQLQSEQLTSQSPILFARIVYHDCILKAHQEVISYAQKQPLFSQKQLAYLRSEQWFSDYPLAFELKEFKLNNFSEIAYICPIGYRNQKPEYIQIIAERALSQELQQYIQQSAMLLGKYASMYLVYGKQKIEIQLLEEVLHKVGHQLRNSLATIGLYAHNLYLGLTGNQCQEQATVIRESIEDLDTNLNELLDCGQGVKLRKSSQDLRTLVLESIKGLQPLINQKQLTISIPDTSTNLIIDRLQMKQVFDNLLSNAVYFSPNSTTITCNWQIFQDEVLIKIIDQGKGLSPEDIQKIFTPFYSRRPGGTGLGLTIAKKIVLDHRGNLWAQSVSHGGAQFCVILPRPKMSRSVKDG, translated from the coding sequence ATGACAATCGGCTTTTCTCTCCAGCAGGCAGAACATGACCTGAATGATTTGAGTGCATTCAATATCCAAAGTTTTTGCCAACTACAATCTGAACAGTTAACTAGTCAGTCTCCAATTTTATTTGCACGTATTGTTTATCATGATTGCATTTTAAAAGCTCATCAAGAAGTAATTAGTTATGCTCAAAAACAACCTCTTTTTTCACAAAAACAATTAGCTTATCTGCGTTCAGAACAGTGGTTTAGTGACTATCCTCTGGCATTCGAGTTAAAAGAATTTAAATTAAATAATTTTTCAGAAATTGCTTACATCTGCCCTATAGGCTATCGCAATCAAAAACCTGAGTATATTCAAATAATTGCTGAACGCGCACTTTCTCAGGAATTACAACAATACATCCAGCAATCGGCAATGCTACTTGGTAAGTATGCAAGTATGTATTTGGTATATGGCAAACAAAAAATTGAAATTCAATTACTCGAAGAAGTTTTGCATAAAGTCGGGCATCAATTACGTAATTCTTTAGCAACGATCGGGCTTTATGCTCATAATTTATACTTGGGGTTAACAGGTAATCAGTGCCAAGAGCAAGCAACAGTTATTCGTGAAAGTATCGAAGATTTGGATACTAATTTGAACGAGTTACTAGATTGTGGACAAGGAGTGAAATTAAGAAAATCTTCTCAAGACCTAAGAACTTTAGTATTGGAAAGTATTAAAGGATTACAACCGCTAATTAATCAAAAGCAACTTACAATCTCTATACCCGATACATCTACAAATTTAATAATAGACCGTTTACAAATGAAGCAAGTCTTCGATAATTTGCTGAGTAATGCAGTTTACTTTAGTCCTAATTCCACAACTATTACTTGTAATTGGCAGATTTTTCAAGATGAAGTGCTAATTAAAATTATTGACCAAGGAAAAGGATTATCTCCAGAAGATATTCAAAAAATATTTACCCCGTTTTATTCTCGTCGTCCCGGAGGAACGGGACTGGGTTTAACTATTGCCAAAAAAATTGTTTTAGACCATCGCGGAAACTTATGGGCACAAAGTGTATCACATGGTGGAGCGCAATTTTGTGTAATATTGCCTCGACCGAAAATGTCTAGGAGTGTCAAAGATGGTTAA
- a CDS encoding LuxR family two component transcriptional regulator: protein MVNSQKLSVLLVDDEERFRQGIRTLLNFYNINAALPIEVVGEADSVEQVLKLTQQKSPDLILLDLQLSGSDGITALVRLKEIAYTGKVLVLSAHQEDDWIFRAMQAGAAGYVFKNRLATQLGEAIKTVMQSEIYLPSEVASRFFRFFQAYSDSSLRACHQLHLTEREQEVLYWLAQGASNEEIAKHLYVTVATVKAHLTSIFEKLKVTSRTQAIVAALKLGLVKA from the coding sequence ATGGTTAATAGTCAAAAACTTTCAGTTTTGCTTGTAGACGATGAAGAACGTTTTCGCCAAGGCATACGTACCCTGCTCAATTTTTATAATATTAATGCTGCATTACCTATAGAAGTTGTCGGTGAAGCAGACTCTGTAGAACAAGTTTTAAAACTGACACAGCAGAAGTCTCCAGATTTAATTTTACTGGATTTACAATTAAGCGGTAGTGATGGTATTACAGCTTTAGTTCGTTTAAAAGAAATTGCTTATACTGGCAAAGTTTTAGTTTTATCAGCCCACCAAGAAGATGATTGGATTTTCCGGGCTATGCAAGCAGGCGCAGCAGGTTATGTATTTAAAAATCGCTTGGCTACTCAATTGGGCGAAGCTATTAAAACTGTGATGCAATCAGAAATTTATTTACCTTCAGAAGTTGCTAGCCGATTTTTTAGATTCTTTCAAGCTTACTCCGATTCCTCATTAAGAGCTTGCCATCAGTTACACTTAACAGAAAGAGAACAAGAAGTTTTATACTGGTTAGCTCAAGGTGCTTCCAATGAAGAAATTGCCAAGCATTTATATGTAACCGTTGCCACTGTAAAAGCTCATCTCACTAGCATTTTTGAGAAGTTAAAAGTTACCAGCCGAACTCAAGCTATTGTAGCCGCCCTCAAGTTAGGACTTGTAAAAGCTTAA
- a CDS encoding putative serine/threonine kinase, producing the protein MPSSEYFYQEYPCSYNAPLNCDRPFQTAQEIKGARFCLECGFPATLPQEAEIKGNLGIYQVHNYLGARGNGRLYAGIHLKDRQPVIIKEYLLPSRCFNEKETQDRKETFKRVGGVSLADSRTPNFRLVNTWEAIADEKGERCYLITQGTETAQTLRQYLTQYGSMKAPQVREVLNQALQTLEFLHSQKLRFPSNQVQQGLAHGNLSLDSILIQVENNQQYIYFDDLAIWENVFIPPSISQPAPCKREYDLEALGLVAFYLWVGRTTDYSHQPLDPRENEHWPTSDPDLKKFISRLLRLENPFATAESARESLLQLPQEYQASSLRQLPESEEKEKSIRTKLIGLGILAFLILGGGIWYYLWQRHQPEDNSKYIPWFGLVRNFSEVNNVPSGKFTYTGERDGTWSFILKQQVDNNSLEDYLINPKPEVKAEFNYEPVTSIDLDNLNQPLEELASGKKDFAITSLVDKITDKLEQKPAINDGLLVYVAFNKKDSNLANALRGQITLEQLRQIYTGKITNWQQINSQLPNLEVKPFAPTEPEAIQKFQEIVLKNDPQDKALFAANVEKLDTTKTQNQIRREILEGRNTGIIGFGIIAKTWAQCTGYPLAIVDGNKPPSQPLFQRRERRPINTADDLCQHDNYFFDVNAFQSYPLRYPIFVVYPKDKSRQAGSTFAEILTTRQGQCLLSKVGLIPLQPIPDEIRTYACKSVP; encoded by the coding sequence ATGCCTTCATCTGAATATTTTTATCAAGAATACCCTTGCTCTTACAATGCGCCTTTGAATTGCGATCGCCCTTTCCAAACGGCTCAAGAAATCAAAGGTGCTAGGTTTTGTTTGGAATGTGGTTTTCCGGCTACTTTACCGCAGGAAGCTGAGATTAAAGGCAATTTGGGTATTTATCAGGTGCATAATTATTTAGGAGCGCGGGGTAATGGTAGGTTATACGCAGGTATTCACCTGAAGGATCGACAACCTGTAATTATTAAAGAATACTTGCTACCTAGTCGTTGTTTTAATGAAAAAGAGACTCAAGACCGTAAAGAAACTTTTAAGCGGGTGGGAGGGGTAAGTTTAGCTGATAGTAGAACCCCTAATTTTCGGCTTGTGAATACTTGGGAAGCGATCGCAGATGAAAAAGGAGAACGCTGTTATTTAATTACTCAAGGTACAGAAACAGCCCAAACCTTAAGACAATATCTTACCCAATATGGGTCAATGAAAGCGCCTCAAGTGCGCGAAGTATTAAATCAGGCTCTCCAAACTCTAGAATTTTTGCATAGCCAAAAGCTGCGGTTTCCTTCAAATCAAGTACAGCAAGGGCTAGCCCACGGAAACTTGAGTTTAGATAGCATCTTAATTCAAGTTGAAAATAATCAACAATATATATATTTTGACGATTTAGCTATCTGGGAAAATGTATTTATTCCTCCTAGTATTTCCCAACCTGCACCTTGCAAACGCGAGTACGATCTAGAAGCACTAGGATTAGTGGCTTTTTATTTATGGGTAGGCAGAACTACCGATTATTCTCATCAGCCTCTAGACCCCAGAGAAAACGAACATTGGCCTACTAGCGATCCCGATTTAAAAAAATTTATTTCCCGCCTACTACGATTAGAAAATCCGTTTGCAACTGCTGAATCTGCCCGCGAAAGTCTACTGCAACTACCTCAAGAGTATCAAGCGAGTAGTTTAAGACAATTACCTGAATCTGAAGAAAAAGAAAAGAGTATACGCACCAAATTAATTGGGCTAGGAATTTTAGCATTCCTTATCCTAGGAGGTGGGATTTGGTATTATCTTTGGCAACGTCATCAACCAGAAGATAATAGTAAATATATCCCTTGGTTTGGACTAGTACGTAACTTTTCGGAAGTTAACAACGTGCCTTCAGGCAAATTCACCTATACAGGCGAACGAGATGGAACCTGGAGTTTCATTTTGAAACAACAAGTTGACAATAATAGTTTAGAAGATTACTTAATCAATCCCAAACCAGAAGTAAAAGCAGAATTTAACTACGAACCAGTTACTTCGATAGATTTAGATAATCTTAATCAACCTCTAGAAGAACTAGCAAGTGGTAAGAAAGACTTTGCAATTACTAGTTTAGTAGATAAAATAACAGATAAATTAGAGCAAAAACCAGCGATCAATGATGGATTACTTGTATATGTAGCATTTAATAAAAAAGATTCCAATTTAGCGAATGCTCTAAGAGGACAAATTACCCTTGAGCAATTGCGCCAAATTTATACAGGTAAAATTACCAATTGGCAGCAAATTAATTCTCAACTTCCTAATTTAGAAGTCAAACCCTTTGCTCCTACCGAACCGGAAGCTATACAAAAATTTCAAGAAATAGTGTTAAAAAATGACCCACAAGATAAAGCTTTATTTGCAGCCAATGTAGAAAAATTGGATACAACAAAAACCCAAAATCAGATACGCAGAGAAATTCTCGAAGGGCGAAATACAGGCATCATTGGTTTTGGGATTATTGCTAAAACTTGGGCGCAGTGTACGGGCTATCCCTTAGCGATCGTTGATGGTAACAAGCCACCTAGTCAACCGCTATTTCAACGTCGCGAACGTCGCCCTATCAATACCGCAGATGACCTGTGCCAACACGATAACTATTTTTTTGATGTTAATGCTTTTCAAAGCTATCCTTTAAGATACCCTATATTTGTGGTGTACCCTAAAGACAAAAGTCGCCAAGCCGGGTCTACATTTGCTGAGATACTAACTACTCGTCAGGGCCAGTGTTTACTTAGTAAAGTAGGTCTTATCCCTTTACAACCTATACCTGATGAAATAAGGACTTATGCCTGCAAATCGGTGCCCTAA
- a CDS encoding FHA domain-containing protein, which yields MPANRCPNPNCEYFNRALPNNAKVCPWCSTPLGNVITPTPTPTRSVPPQPTPPQQTPPQATPSPSVPPQPTPPKRPVANPPGYPPPGDYSTEYQQRVPPYVPPVQPAYTPPPPRLPLLKLIHSTGREFQWSGEAGYIGRRSQSMTVPPEIDLTGIPHEGIISRRHARIYWDWSQNAYTIVDMSTNGIYLNNTLLNPGVQYRLLNGDSLQFGQDNLVRFTAYVM from the coding sequence ATGCCTGCAAATCGGTGCCCTAATCCTAATTGCGAATATTTTAACCGCGCTTTACCCAACAATGCGAAGGTTTGCCCTTGGTGCTCAACTCCCTTGGGTAATGTAATTACACCTACACCAACTCCTACTAGATCCGTTCCACCCCAACCAACGCCTCCACAACAAACTCCACCGCAAGCAACTCCATCACCATCTGTTCCACCCCAACCGACTCCACCTAAACGACCAGTAGCAAATCCACCTGGCTATCCACCCCCCGGTGATTATTCCACAGAGTATCAGCAACGAGTTCCCCCCTACGTTCCACCCGTACAGCCTGCGTATACTCCGCCACCGCCAAGATTACCACTGCTGAAGCTAATTCACTCTACAGGTAGAGAATTCCAGTGGTCGGGGGAAGCAGGTTACATTGGTCGGCGCAGTCAAAGTATGACAGTTCCGCCAGAAATTGACTTAACTGGTATTCCCCATGAGGGAATAATTTCTCGTCGCCATGCAAGGATTTATTGGGACTGGTCGCAAAATGCGTACACAATCGTTGATATGAGTACAAATGGTATTTATTTAAATAACACTCTGTTAAATCCTGGCGTGCAATATCGTTTACTTAATGGCGATTCATTGCAGTTCGGTCAAGATAATCTCGTGCGATTTACAGCGTATGTTATGTAG
- a CDS encoding phage tail protein, protein MAEGNNGNISHELKYVTTNHFYVEIDSSIAASFTECAGLSMQVKKNVFFEGGVNDQQRIYLGHAEFADVTLKRGVTDHPGFWNWINAIFDEKSTTRRNVNILVFNQAGETMMSWTLIGAIPISWKTPTLQADGNAVAIEELTLAYEGLQLGKSKGGGNPQTREKKSGFFLSN, encoded by the coding sequence ATGGCTGAAGGTAATAACGGCAATATTTCTCACGAGTTAAAGTATGTCACTACAAATCATTTCTATGTAGAAATCGATAGTTCTATCGCTGCATCTTTTACTGAATGCGCTGGATTAAGTATGCAAGTGAAAAAAAATGTTTTTTTTGAAGGAGGTGTCAACGACCAGCAAAGAATTTATTTAGGACACGCAGAATTTGCCGATGTCACTCTTAAACGCGGTGTCACCGACCACCCCGGTTTTTGGAATTGGATTAATGCAATTTTTGATGAAAAATCCACTACTCGGCGTAATGTTAATATTTTGGTTTTTAACCAAGCTGGCGAAACGATGATGAGTTGGACATTGATTGGTGCTATTCCTATATCTTGGAAAACACCAACCTTACAAGCAGATGGTAACGCAGTTGCTATAGAAGAATTAACTTTAGCTTATGAAGGTTTGCAATTAGGTAAATCTAAAGGCGGCGGTAATCCACAAACACGCGAGAAAAAGTCAGGTTTTTTCTTGTCTAATTAA
- a CDS encoding Rhs element Vgr protein, giving the protein MPDQSLYLSQPKLELGGEAASPELMKDLLQISVEESLHLPAMFTLLVHNSYIPTVDRPEYQPRRHEQLFEIGKNVKIGFTSSTTQDGNFQKKLDDYLIEGEITAMEVHFNEKSEAHIIIRGYDLSHRLHRGRYNRSFLNKTDSDIVEQIASEVGIKTGKIDPSGEAHEYVFQENQTNMEFLRERAARIGFELFIYNSKLYFRKPESQESIKLKWLVDISKFSTRVTSAEQVSAVEVRGWDYTQKKAIASTAKAEKVITDTGNKKGSSTSTNFSNLKPPKMTVVDRPVASTTQAQKMAQALCDELGGEFVYADAKAVGNPKVRPGKIIELEGLGDRYSGKYYVTETRHFYAQRIYTTEFSIRGLRAGNLFTTLSTQTRLQPGQTFLVGIVTDNKDPQGWGRVKVKFPTLTEEHASNWARVVASGAANQRGFDCLPEVNDEVLVGFEHGDIHRPYVIGGVWNGKDAPPEAVDDTVVGGKVRLRTVKTRTGHTLQFIEEDKGSSKAGVRVQTQGGHKIYLNDSDRCIEIETNGGHKIKMDDTGKSKISVESTGDLSLEAPRGSIDIKAGLDVTVQGKFIRLN; this is encoded by the coding sequence ATGCCCGACCAAAGTCTTTATTTAAGCCAACCTAAATTGGAATTAGGAGGAGAAGCCGCTTCTCCTGAGCTAATGAAGGATTTATTACAAATTAGTGTGGAAGAAAGTTTACATTTACCAGCGATGTTTACGCTGTTAGTACACAATAGCTATATTCCCACCGTTGACCGTCCAGAATATCAGCCTCGGCGTCACGAACAGTTATTTGAAATTGGTAAAAACGTTAAGATAGGTTTTACTTCTAGTACAACTCAAGATGGGAATTTTCAAAAAAAGTTAGATGATTATCTCATTGAAGGCGAAATTACAGCGATGGAAGTTCACTTCAATGAAAAATCAGAAGCTCATATAATTATTCGCGGTTACGATCTCTCTCATCGCCTGCATAGAGGTCGTTATAATCGTTCGTTCTTAAATAAAACTGATAGCGATATTGTAGAGCAAATAGCGTCAGAAGTAGGAATAAAAACTGGTAAAATAGACCCCAGCGGTGAAGCTCATGAATATGTCTTTCAAGAAAACCAAACTAATATGGAATTCTTACGAGAACGGGCTGCTCGCATTGGTTTTGAATTATTTATTTACAACAGCAAGCTATATTTTCGCAAACCAGAAAGCCAGGAATCGATAAAACTAAAATGGCTAGTCGATATTAGTAAATTTAGTACCCGTGTCACCAGTGCAGAACAGGTGAGTGCTGTTGAAGTGCGTGGCTGGGATTATACTCAAAAAAAAGCGATCGCATCTACAGCTAAAGCAGAAAAGGTAATAACTGATACAGGCAATAAAAAAGGTAGCAGTACTAGTACTAATTTTTCTAACTTAAAGCCGCCGAAAATGACCGTTGTCGATCGACCAGTTGCTAGCACTACACAAGCACAGAAAATGGCGCAGGCTTTGTGTGATGAACTGGGAGGAGAATTTGTCTATGCAGATGCGAAAGCTGTAGGTAATCCCAAAGTTAGGCCAGGAAAAATAATTGAACTGGAAGGATTAGGCGATCGCTATAGTGGAAAGTATTATGTCACCGAAACTCGCCATTTCTACGCTCAACGAATTTATACCACAGAGTTCAGCATTCGGGGGTTACGGGCTGGTAACTTATTCACCACTCTCTCGACTCAAACCCGTCTTCAGCCTGGTCAAACCTTCTTAGTAGGAATTGTCACCGATAACAAAGACCCTCAAGGATGGGGGCGAGTAAAAGTGAAATTTCCCACCCTCACTGAAGAACACGCTAGCAACTGGGCGCGAGTTGTGGCTTCGGGCGCAGCAAATCAACGTGGCTTTGATTGTTTACCAGAAGTTAACGATGAGGTTTTAGTTGGGTTTGAACATGGTGATATCCATCGCCCTTATGTAATAGGTGGTGTTTGGAATGGCAAAGACGCGCCACCAGAAGCGGTAGATGATACAGTTGTGGGGGGAAAAGTCCGATTACGCACTGTCAAAACTCGTACAGGACACACCTTGCAGTTTATCGAAGAAGATAAAGGTAGCAGTAAAGCCGGGGTGCGCGTGCAAACGCAAGGCGGTCACAAAATTTATCTTAATGATAGCGATCGCTGTATTGAAATTGAAACCAACGGCGGTCATAAAATTAAAATGGATGATACAGGTAAATCAAAAATTTCCGTAGAATCCACAGGTGATTTATCTTTAGAAGCTCCTAGAGGCAGCATTGATATTAAAGCCGGTCTGGATGTGACAGTCCAAGGTAAGTTTATTCGATTGAATTAG
- a CDS encoding GPW/gp25 family protein has translation MVYGQPRDDLGTGWAFPLRLNLQGGIQLSSEAQKVKESIWIILRTGVGERVYRPNFGSRLSELAFAPMNNDTLMRIRIYVLEALEVWEPRITVDQVITEPDPVRGRVDININYRLKDNPDINNFVYPFYLLPPEE, from the coding sequence ATGGTTTATGGTCAGCCACGAGATGATTTAGGAACTGGTTGGGCTTTCCCCTTGCGCTTGAATTTACAAGGCGGGATACAACTCAGCAGTGAAGCGCAAAAAGTTAAAGAATCTATTTGGATAATTCTCCGCACTGGCGTAGGCGAACGAGTTTATCGCCCTAATTTTGGTTCGCGTTTGTCGGAATTAGCATTTGCACCGATGAATAACGACACTCTCATGCGGATTCGGATTTATGTTTTAGAAGCCCTCGAAGTTTGGGAACCGCGCATTACTGTCGATCAAGTCATTACCGAACCCGACCCGGTGCGTGGTCGAGTAGACATTAATATTAATTATCGACTTAAAGACAATCCTGATATTAACAACTTTGTTTATCCGTTTTATTTATTGCCTCCTGAAGAATAA
- a CDS encoding phage tail protein — protein MVQSRYSPAVNIQLTPMQIPEAVPGAGLAFAGPEGMNETGHSLLLHPGQPSEMIVQVKNLEQRPLRLSLKVEGEFPSHWCQIGTEGSEILPGEQMDAVLYFTVPATFFEDQEAISPGKKDKLILNFRCLVVVNIDPGTEREQIQHSEIFSLYIRPYSFYMEFLPVLYREVDFIGRFIKIFEQAYQPAIDSFNVMWANIDPLTAPRAILPFLAHWVAWQVDSVWNLDQQRRLIRRAVEIYRWRGTRKGLRLYLHLYTGLPLDEDIPNETDKHISITEPFGPSFILGDAQIGSAVLAGGQAYHFIVRLRTALSHNYINEQLVRKIIEQEKPAFCTYELLIENPNN, from the coding sequence ATGGTTCAAAGCCGTTATAGCCCAGCCGTTAACATTCAACTCACCCCAATGCAAATTCCCGAAGCTGTACCTGGGGCTGGTTTAGCATTTGCCGGGCCAGAAGGGATGAATGAAACAGGGCATAGTTTGCTTTTGCATCCGGGACAACCCAGCGAAATGATTGTCCAGGTCAAAAACTTAGAACAACGCCCCTTACGTCTAAGTTTAAAAGTAGAAGGTGAATTTCCCTCTCATTGGTGCCAAATTGGTACAGAAGGTAGCGAAATTTTGCCAGGCGAACAGATGGATGCAGTGTTATATTTCACTGTTCCTGCCACATTTTTTGAAGACCAAGAAGCAATTTCACCAGGAAAAAAAGATAAATTAATACTCAACTTTCGCTGTCTAGTAGTTGTTAATATCGACCCTGGTACAGAACGAGAACAAATCCAGCACAGTGAAATATTTAGTTTATATATTCGTCCCTACAGTTTCTACATGGAATTTTTGCCCGTTCTTTATCGAGAAGTAGACTTTATTGGTCGCTTCATCAAGATATTTGAACAAGCTTATCAACCCGCAATTGATAGTTTTAACGTCATGTGGGCAAACATCGATCCCTTAACAGCACCAAGGGCAATACTACCTTTTTTAGCTCATTGGGTAGCTTGGCAAGTAGACTCTGTTTGGAATCTCGACCAACAACGCCGTTTAATTCGTCGTGCAGTAGAAATTTATCGCTGGCGAGGAACTCGTAAAGGATTGCGTCTTTATCTACATCTTTATACAGGGCTACCTTTAGACGAGGATATACCAAACGAAACCGATAAACATATTAGTATTACAGAACCCTTTGGTCCCAGTTTTATCTTAGGTGATGCCCAAATCGGTAGCGCAGTTTTAGCAGGTGGGCAAGCATATCACTTTATAGTCCGCTTGCGTACAGCTCTTTCTCATAACTATATTAATGAACAACTAGTAAGAAAAATTATTGAACAAGAAAAACCCGCTTTTTGTACCTATGAATTATTAATAGAAAACCCAAATAATTAA